The Apium graveolens cultivar Ventura chromosome 6, ASM990537v1, whole genome shotgun sequence genome contains a region encoding:
- the LOC141665655 gene encoding uncharacterized protein LOC141665655 — protein MDKSWIFKDRDSLEYEIGVENFLIFAEENSKDPKNIPCPCGRCGNFRKYNIKVIRDHLYEKGFSLGYTDWIWHGETSSKSVRSSAGSTFLPKEQNAQSETVDVCEAAYNSDDHDSYDFNRFIADVEQPLYKGSECTKLESMLKLHNWKSRFGISDSAFTDLLTYVGSFLPQDHVLPINVYEAKKTLSDLGLEYIKFYTCPNNCILYKGINLNASECPKCRLSRWKVAKDGKLRVNSPAKVMWYFPINPRFKRMFKSPDTAEQLIWHSKQQSNDGQMRHPTDSPSWRNIDYRWPSFANDSRNLRFDLGADGINPFNNGLSNRYSCWPVVLVAYNLPPWLCMKRKFIMLSILIPGPHEPGNDIDVYLEPLIDDLKKLWVEGEPNVYDAYSKSYFTLKAVLMWTINGFPRYENLSGCVNKGYKSCPICGDDTVAKYLSHSKKMCYQGHRRYLADHHPYRRQKLAFNGEQELQRPRPPLSGEEVLGQQERIKLSYGKEVKKSKKVDCPWKKSLFFSS, from the coding sequence ATGGACAAGTCGTGGATTTTCAAAGACAGGGATTCTTTAGAATATGAGATAGGTGTTGAAAATTTCTTAATATTTGCAGAAGAGAACTCAAAGGATCCTAAGAACATCCCTTGTCCTTGTGGGCGTTGCGGTAATTTTAGGAAATATAACATAAAAGTAATACGGGATCATTTATATGAAAAAGGTTTTAGTTTGGGGTATactgattggatttggcatggagaaaCTAGTTCTAAGAGTGTTAGGTCATCTGCCGGTAGTACATTTCTACCTAAGGAGCAAAATGCTCAATCCGAAACTGTTGACGTTTGTGAAGCTGCTTATAATTCGGACGATCATGATTCGTATGACTTCAATAGGTTTATAGCTGATGTAGAACAACCTTTGTATAAGGGCAGTGAATGTACGAAGTTAGAGTCAATGTTAAAGCTACATAATTGGAAATCTAGGTTTGGTATTAGCGATAGCGCATTCACTGATCTTCTCACTTATGTTGGTTCTTTTCTTCCTCAAGATCATGTGTTACCAATTAATGTGTATGAGGCAAAGAAAACCTTATCTGACTTGGGCCTCGAGTACATTAAATTTTATACATGTCCAAACAATTGTATACTCTACAAGGGTATAAATCTTAATGCATCTGAGTGTCCTAAATGTCGTTTATCTCGCTGGAAGGTTGCGAAAGATGGTAAACTTAGGGTAAATAGTCCAGCCAAGGTTATGTGGTATTTTCCTATCAATCCTAGGTTTAAAAGAATGTTTAAATCTCCTGATACCGCTGAACAGTTGATTTGGCATTCAAAACAACAGTCAAATGATGGTCAGATGCGGCATCCGACCGACTCTCCTTCATGGAGGAATATTGATTATCGGTGGCCTTCGTTTGCTAATGATTCAAGAAACCTTCGATTTGATTTAGGAGCAGATGGTATAAACCCATTTAATAATGGCCTAAGCAATAGGTATAGCTGCTGGCCGGTAGTATTGGTAGCttataatcttcctccatggttatgcatgaagaggaagtttataaTGTTATCAATATTAATTCCTGGTCCGCACGAGCCGGGAAATGATATTGACGTATATTTAGAGCCGTTGATAGATGATTTGAAGAAGCTTTGGGTAGAAGGTGAACCAAATGTCTATGACGCTTATAGTAAATCCTATTTTACTTTAAAAGCGGTTTTGATGTGGACCATAAATGGCTTTCCTAGATATGAAAATCTGTCCGGTTGTGTTAATAAGGGTTACAAGAGCTGTCCCATATGTGGTGATGACACCGTTGCCAAATATTTAAGTCATAGTAAAAAAATGTGTTATCAAGGCCATCGTCGTTATTTGGCTGACCATCACCCCTATAGGAGACAAAAGTTGGCTTTTAACGGCGAACAAGAGCTTCAGCGACCACGTCCACCCCTTTCTGGTGAAGAAGTGTTAGGACAACAGGAACGGATTAAACTTTCTTATGGTAAAGAAGTAAAGAAGTCCAAAAAGGTTGATTGTCCGTGGAAGAAAAGTCTATTTTTTTCGAGTTAG